In one Bordetella pertussis 18323 genomic region, the following are encoded:
- a CDS encoding tripartite tricarboxylate transporter substrate binding protein translates to MQHLHRPTRLMGAIAIITTAFAQAGAAPSDQPLRIVVPYAPGGTGDVIARLVAKKLGEQSGQSVVVENKPGAAGSIGASTVARAAADGNTLLLGYTSEMVINPIVQKGVSYDVARDFAPVALAGSTPLLLVANPTVGVNSIAELVALAKAKPNRLSYASAGPGSPAHIAGALLAREAGIQLLHVPYKGGSQAVTDTVGGVVSIYFSGMPPAVPFVKNGKLTALGVTARQPSPALPDVPALAAQDYPRLDLAGWFGFFAPREVPAPVQAALHDRITAALAADDIRQALAVQGVETRPMSAQAFGDFVAAEQKKYARFIDELGIAAE, encoded by the coding sequence ATGCAGCATCTACACAGACCTACGCGGCTCATGGGCGCGATAGCCATCATCACCACCGCGTTCGCGCAGGCCGGCGCCGCGCCGTCCGACCAGCCCCTGCGCATCGTCGTCCCCTACGCGCCCGGCGGCACCGGCGACGTCATCGCCAGGCTGGTCGCGAAGAAACTGGGCGAGCAATCCGGGCAATCGGTCGTGGTCGAGAACAAGCCCGGCGCGGCCGGCTCGATCGGCGCGTCGACCGTGGCCCGCGCGGCGGCCGACGGCAATACCCTGCTGCTGGGCTACACCTCCGAGATGGTCATCAACCCCATCGTTCAAAAAGGCGTGAGCTACGACGTGGCGCGCGACTTCGCGCCCGTGGCGCTGGCGGGTTCGACGCCGCTGCTGCTGGTAGCCAACCCGACGGTCGGCGTCAACTCGATCGCCGAGCTGGTCGCGCTGGCCAAGGCCAAGCCCAACCGCCTTTCGTATGCCTCGGCAGGCCCCGGCAGCCCGGCCCATATCGCCGGCGCGCTGCTGGCGCGCGAGGCAGGCATACAGCTGCTGCACGTCCCATACAAGGGCGGCAGCCAGGCGGTCACCGACACGGTGGGCGGCGTGGTCAGCATCTACTTCTCGGGCATGCCGCCGGCGGTTCCGTTCGTCAAGAACGGCAAGCTGACGGCGCTGGGCGTCACCGCCCGCCAGCCCAGCCCCGCCCTGCCCGATGTGCCGGCGCTGGCCGCGCAGGACTACCCGCGGCTGGACCTGGCCGGCTGGTTCGGCTTTTTCGCGCCGCGCGAGGTGCCGGCGCCGGTGCAGGCTGCGCTGCACGACCGCATCACCGCCGCCCTGGCCGCCGACGACATCAGGCAGGCGCTGGCCGTGCAGGGCGTGGAAACCCGGCCGATGAGCGCGCAGGCCTTCGGCGACTTCGTGGCCGCCGAACAGAAGAAGTACGCGCGCTTCATCGACGAACTCGGCATCGCGGCCGAATAA
- a CDS encoding tripartite tricarboxylate transporter substrate binding protein produces the protein MKPMPVHRAGAAGPDAVRRSLLAAIPGLMLGAVARAQPAAYPAHRVTLLVPYTAGTAADAVARFIAAKLTALWGTTVLVENKAGADGVVGTRAVLQAPADGHMVLFTGPPFLYNTEMLQTAPYVPLRDFQPVARVSSAMWLFAAGRQAPFANLAELIALDKRQGRAADIAVSGSAAMAVATALKNATGARLNIVPYTSTSQAITDAAAGHVDAVAAAIAGVAPLVRSGMLNALGVSGPTRSLAVPEIPTLAEAGAPGFGFVSWNAAFVRSGTPEAAIARLAEGMGAVAASAEFREFAREQGVEPAFMGPDAWPAEAADQQARWSGLLREAGLIKPKQG, from the coding sequence ATGAAACCCATGCCTGTCCATCGCGCCGGGGCCGCCGGCCCCGACGCCGTCCGCCGCTCGCTGCTGGCGGCCATCCCCGGCCTGATGCTGGGCGCCGTTGCGCGCGCGCAGCCCGCCGCCTACCCCGCGCATCGCGTCACCCTGCTGGTGCCTTACACGGCCGGCACGGCGGCCGACGCGGTGGCGCGCTTCATCGCCGCCAAGCTGACGGCGCTGTGGGGCACCACCGTGCTGGTCGAGAACAAGGCCGGAGCCGACGGCGTGGTGGGCACGCGCGCCGTGCTGCAGGCGCCCGCCGACGGACACATGGTGCTGTTCACCGGCCCGCCCTTTCTCTACAACACCGAAATGCTGCAGACCGCGCCGTACGTTCCGCTGCGCGACTTCCAGCCGGTGGCGCGCGTCTCCAGCGCGATGTGGCTGTTCGCCGCCGGCAGGCAGGCGCCGTTCGCCAACCTGGCCGAACTGATCGCGCTGGACAAGCGCCAGGGCCGCGCGGCCGACATCGCCGTCTCGGGCTCGGCCGCCATGGCGGTGGCGACCGCGCTCAAGAACGCCACCGGGGCGCGGCTGAACATCGTGCCCTATACCAGCACTTCGCAAGCCATCACCGACGCCGCCGCCGGCCATGTCGACGCCGTGGCCGCGGCCATCGCCGGCGTCGCGCCGCTGGTGCGCTCGGGCATGCTCAACGCGCTGGGTGTAAGCGGCCCGACGCGTTCGCTGGCCGTGCCGGAGATTCCCACCCTGGCCGAGGCCGGCGCGCCGGGCTTCGGATTCGTGTCGTGGAACGCCGCCTTCGTGCGCAGCGGCACGCCAGAGGCCGCCATCGCCCGCCTGGCCGAGGGCATGGGCGCCGTGGCGGCCAGCGCCGAGTTCCGCGAATTCGCGCGCGAGCAGGGCGTGGAGCCGGCGTTCATGGGCCCCGACGCCTGGCCGGCCGAGGCCGCCGACCAGCAGGCGCGCTGGTCCGGACTGCTGCGCGAAGCAGGACTCATCAAACCGAAACAGGGCTGA
- a CDS encoding thiolase domain-containing protein, with the protein MGGEQRETNLSIRGKAYIVGAFEHPLRYAPAHSVAQLHAECALGALADAGLTLADVDGYFCAGDAGASPATLVDHMNLRLRHVDGTEIGGGSYLALIGHAAQAIASGKCRVALITLAGKPRSAGQATGTEARQPGPDRPASAWEAPYRWTVAGIYGNFARRHMHEYGTTSEQLAWVKVAASHHAQHNEHALLRKVYSVEDVLASPMIADPLHRLDCCVITDGGGALVLAAPEVARSLARPRIRVLGCGETIRTNNGGHHADMLHTGAQRSGPAAFAEAGVTPADIKYASVYDNFTIMVIMQLEDLGFCEKGAGGRFVADGNLISGTGRLPWNTDGGGLCNNHPANRGGITKAIEAVRQLRGEAHPSVQVPNCDLALAAGPGLVFGVGHSHATVILERE; encoded by the coding sequence ATGGGCGGCGAACAGCGGGAGACCAACTTGAGCATACGCGGCAAAGCCTACATCGTCGGCGCCTTCGAACACCCCCTGCGCTACGCGCCAGCGCATTCCGTGGCCCAACTGCATGCCGAATGCGCGCTGGGCGCGCTGGCCGACGCCGGCCTCACCCTGGCCGACGTGGACGGCTATTTCTGCGCCGGCGACGCCGGGGCCAGTCCGGCCACGCTGGTCGACCACATGAACCTGCGGCTGCGCCACGTCGATGGCACGGAAATCGGCGGCGGCTCGTACCTGGCGCTGATCGGCCACGCCGCCCAGGCCATCGCCAGCGGCAAGTGCCGCGTGGCGCTGATCACGCTGGCGGGCAAGCCGCGCAGCGCCGGCCAGGCCACCGGCACGGAGGCGCGCCAGCCGGGACCGGACCGTCCGGCCTCGGCCTGGGAGGCGCCTTATCGCTGGACGGTGGCAGGCATCTACGGCAATTTCGCGCGCCGCCACATGCACGAGTACGGCACCACCAGCGAACAACTGGCCTGGGTCAAGGTGGCGGCCTCGCACCACGCCCAGCACAACGAGCACGCGCTGCTGCGCAAAGTCTACAGCGTCGAGGACGTGCTGGCCTCGCCCATGATCGCCGACCCGCTGCACCGGCTGGACTGCTGCGTCATCACCGACGGCGGCGGCGCGCTGGTGCTGGCCGCGCCCGAGGTAGCGCGCAGCCTCGCCCGCCCGCGCATCCGGGTGCTGGGTTGCGGCGAGACCATACGCACCAACAACGGCGGCCACCACGCCGACATGCTGCACACCGGCGCGCAGCGCTCCGGCCCGGCCGCCTTTGCCGAGGCCGGCGTCACGCCCGCCGACATCAAGTACGCATCGGTCTACGACAACTTCACCATCATGGTGATCATGCAGCTCGAAGACCTGGGCTTTTGCGAGAAAGGCGCCGGCGGCCGCTTCGTCGCCGACGGCAACCTGATCTCCGGCACGGGCCGGCTGCCCTGGAACACCGATGGCGGCGGACTGTGCAACAACCATCCGGCCAATCGCGGCGGCATCACCAAGGCCATCGAAGCGGTGCGCCAGTTGCGCGGCGAAGCGCATCCATCCGTGCAAGTTCCCAACTGCGACCTGGCGCTGGCCGCCGGCCCCGGCCTGGTGTTCGGCGTCGGCCACTCGCACGCCACCGTCATCCTGGAGCGCGAATGA
- a CDS encoding DUF3300 domain-containing protein has protein sequence MLRLRYLLVSLLYLGAIWASPAQAQAQAKLDNARLDQLLAPVALYPDSLLSQVLMAATYPDDVAAAAKWSADHPKDSGDAAVKAAEGQPWDPSVKSLVAFPSVMDLMGRQPQWVKSLGDAFLAQPDDVMDSVQRLRAEARKAGTLSSNKQQKVTTTESAGKTVVVVEPADPQVVYVPSYNPTVVYGAWPYPAYPPYYYPPPPGSAFATALVGGIGFGLGVAAVDAMWGGFDWGHNDVDIDVNRYNNVNINHRIDTSNTRVDWQHNAANRGSAAYADSASRQRFDAQRQAGQQRRAQAGQRAGGGSIDAERQRAAQAFEGHTGHAVAGYGGPGHGGERAGAPGLDARPTGSRPGQAGAGQRQPGQHNPAHADGMQRQRADQAAARERAEQFNRTPALHDAGDGARMRQQTQRGDFAQQRGGFGGRGGTGGGAHHFGHGRR, from the coding sequence ATGTTGCGATTGCGCTATCTGCTTGTGAGTCTGCTGTATCTGGGGGCGATATGGGCCAGTCCGGCGCAGGCGCAGGCGCAGGCCAAGCTGGACAACGCCCGGCTCGACCAGTTGCTGGCGCCGGTGGCCCTGTATCCCGATTCGCTGCTGTCGCAGGTGCTGATGGCCGCCACCTATCCCGACGACGTGGCCGCCGCGGCCAAATGGTCCGCCGATCATCCCAAGGATTCGGGCGACGCCGCCGTCAAGGCCGCCGAAGGCCAGCCGTGGGATCCCAGCGTCAAGTCCCTGGTGGCGTTTCCGTCGGTCATGGATCTGATGGGGCGCCAGCCGCAATGGGTCAAGTCGCTGGGCGATGCTTTCCTGGCGCAGCCCGACGACGTCATGGATTCCGTGCAGCGCCTGCGCGCCGAGGCCAGGAAGGCCGGCACGCTGAGCAGCAACAAGCAGCAGAAAGTCACCACCACCGAAAGCGCCGGCAAGACCGTCGTGGTGGTCGAGCCGGCCGATCCGCAAGTGGTCTACGTTCCCAGTTACAACCCCACCGTGGTGTACGGCGCCTGGCCGTATCCGGCCTATCCGCCCTATTACTATCCGCCGCCGCCCGGCTCGGCCTTCGCGACCGCCCTGGTCGGCGGCATCGGCTTCGGCCTGGGCGTGGCGGCGGTCGACGCCATGTGGGGCGGCTTCGACTGGGGCCACAATGACGTCGATATCGACGTCAATCGCTACAACAACGTCAATATCAACCACCGTATCGACACCAGCAACACGCGGGTGGACTGGCAGCACAACGCCGCCAATCGCGGCAGCGCGGCCTACGCCGACAGCGCCAGCCGCCAGCGCTTCGACGCGCAGCGCCAGGCCGGCCAGCAGCGCCGCGCGCAGGCCGGCCAGCGCGCGGGCGGAGGGTCGATCGACGCCGAGCGGCAGCGCGCCGCGCAGGCGTTCGAAGGCCATACCGGCCATGCCGTCGCCGGTTACGGCGGTCCCGGCCATGGCGGCGAGCGCGCCGGGGCGCCTGGGCTCGACGCCCGGCCGACCGGCAGCCGGCCGGGCCAGGCGGGCGCCGGGCAGCGCCAACCGGGCCAGCACAATCCGGCTCACGCGGACGGCATGCAACGCCAGCGCGCCGACCAGGCCGCGGCGCGCGAGCGAGCCGAGCAATTCAACCGCACGCCGGCGCTGCACGACGCCGGCGACGGCGCGCGCATGCGCCAGCAGACCCAGCGCGGCGACTTCGCGCAACAGCGCGGCGGCTTTGGCGGCCGCGGCGGCACGGGCGGCGGCGCCCACCATTTCGGTCATGGCCGGAGATGA
- a CDS encoding Zn-ribbon domain-containing OB-fold protein produces the protein MNIENPAPILDQDPYVQAYPETRAFWEAAAQGRFVLPRCRDCGQSHWYPRGLCPLCGSTALEWQDAAGTGTLYSYSVMRAAPQPYAIAYVQLAEGPLVLTNIVDSDLERLRIGQPVRVAFQRTQEGRSAPVFVALAD, from the coding sequence ATGAATATCGAGAACCCCGCCCCGATCCTGGACCAGGATCCTTACGTACAGGCGTATCCGGAAACCCGCGCCTTCTGGGAGGCCGCGGCGCAAGGCCGGTTCGTGCTGCCGCGCTGCCGCGACTGCGGGCAAAGTCACTGGTACCCGCGCGGCCTGTGCCCGCTGTGCGGCTCGACCGCGCTCGAATGGCAGGACGCCGCGGGCACGGGCACGCTGTATTCGTACAGCGTGATGCGCGCCGCGCCGCAGCCCTATGCCATTGCCTATGTGCAGCTGGCCGAAGGCCCCCTGGTCCTGACCAATATCGTCGACAGCGATCTCGAGCGGCTGCGCATCGGCCAACCGGTGCGGGTCGCGTTCCAGCGTACCCAGGAAGGACGCAGCGCGCCGGTTTTCGTCGCGCTGGCGGATTGA
- a CDS encoding MBL fold metallo-hydrolase — protein sequence MNLWLLGTGTPTPSLWRMCSGYLVRVGDEYLVFDHGFGAHHRMLELGVRATQVSHAFFSHHHYDHMGDYPRLLLTRWDQGVGRIDDMDVYGPPPLKLITERLIGDDGAFGPDLISRTENQCSIDVYQARGGTGMRARPQPHLHELAADAVVRTPGWTVRVAPVNHFAPHLVSYGYRLDADGQSFVYSGDTGPSRALRELAQDCDVLVHMCHYVSGTAPSKTFAAFTMGHRELAELAAEANVRNLVISHVTEQFDHPGMRERIVREVGEIYRGNIFFGEDGMEIPFAGPRQTRLD from the coding sequence ATGAATCTGTGGTTACTGGGCACCGGAACGCCCACGCCGTCCTTGTGGCGCATGTGTTCGGGCTATCTCGTGCGCGTCGGCGACGAATACCTGGTCTTCGACCACGGGTTCGGCGCGCACCATCGCATGCTCGAACTGGGCGTGCGCGCCACCCAGGTCTCGCACGCCTTCTTCAGCCATCACCATTACGATCACATGGGCGACTATCCGCGCCTACTGCTGACCCGCTGGGACCAGGGCGTGGGCAGGATCGACGACATGGACGTCTACGGACCGCCGCCGCTGAAGCTGATCACCGAGCGCCTGATCGGCGACGACGGCGCCTTCGGCCCGGACCTGATCTCGCGCACGGAGAACCAGTGCAGCATCGACGTGTACCAGGCGCGCGGCGGCACGGGCATGCGCGCCCGCCCGCAGCCCCACCTGCACGAACTGGCCGCGGATGCGGTGGTGCGCACGCCGGGCTGGACCGTGCGCGTGGCGCCCGTGAACCACTTCGCGCCGCACCTGGTGTCGTATGGCTACCGCCTGGACGCGGACGGACAGTCCTTCGTGTATTCCGGCGATACCGGCCCCAGCCGCGCGCTGCGCGAACTGGCCCAGGATTGCGACGTGCTGGTCCATATGTGCCACTACGTCTCGGGCACCGCCCCCAGCAAGACCTTCGCCGCGTTCACGATGGGGCACCGTGAGCTGGCCGAGCTGGCCGCCGAGGCCAACGTCCGCAACCTGGTCATCTCGCACGTGACCGAACAGTTCGACCACCCCGGCATGCGCGAGCGGATCGTGCGCGAAGTCGGGGAGATCTACCGGGGCAATATCTTCTTCGGCGAGGACGGCATGGAGATCCCCTTCGCCGGTCCGCGCCAGACCCGGCTGGACTGA
- a CDS encoding LysR substrate-binding domain-containing protein yields the protein MGRHILARVDLLMADAGALHSELRAFEEGRGAHLRLGVIPFVSNALMQEVLKTLTGEPLRMSVSTFEGATDQLVLALRRQELDIVIGRLSADAGADTLAQEGLFSQTASIVMSEALYERRASLTLASLHGHPWVLPPASSPTRMAFVEAFVSRNAVAPVARIETTSARLVHSAISSNMASLGLLPLDIGQELERWGGVRCMAFPVPFRMPTVGLIVLAERRALAMNRVVRDVLHRCIARVAAYA from the coding sequence GTGGGCCGGCACATCCTGGCGCGCGTGGACCTGCTGATGGCCGACGCCGGCGCGCTGCACAGCGAGTTGCGCGCGTTCGAGGAAGGGCGCGGCGCCCACCTGCGGCTGGGGGTGATTCCGTTCGTGTCCAACGCCCTGATGCAGGAAGTGCTCAAGACGCTCACGGGCGAGCCCTTGCGCATGTCGGTGAGCACCTTCGAAGGGGCCACGGACCAGTTGGTGCTTGCGCTGCGGCGCCAGGAGCTCGACATCGTGATCGGGCGGCTTTCGGCGGACGCCGGCGCCGACACGTTGGCGCAGGAGGGCCTGTTCTCGCAGACCGCGTCCATCGTAATGAGCGAGGCGCTGTACGAGCGGCGCGCCAGCCTGACGCTGGCGTCGCTGCACGGCCATCCATGGGTGCTGCCGCCCGCGTCCAGCCCGACGCGCATGGCGTTCGTGGAGGCCTTCGTCAGCCGCAATGCCGTCGCGCCGGTGGCGCGCATCGAAACCACCTCGGCGCGCCTGGTCCACTCCGCCATCAGCAGCAACATGGCGTCGCTGGGCCTGCTGCCGCTCGATATCGGGCAGGAGCTCGAGCGCTGGGGCGGCGTGCGCTGCATGGCGTTTCCCGTCCCGTTCCGCATGCCGACCGTGGGCCTGATCGTGCTGGCCGAACGCCGGGCGCTGGCCATGAACCGGGTGGTGCGCGATGTGTTGCATCGCTGCATTGCGCGGGTGGCGGCCTACGCCTGA